The Malus domestica chromosome 08, GDT2T_hap1 genomic interval GTGTTCTTAGATTATATAAGCATGACCCATCAGTTTGTTAGGTGTGAAATTTACAAGCGAAGATCTGTCTGCGACTCTGCATCAATCAGTTAGTTTACAAGTGCTTGAATCTTATAGTCGATGCTTAAGCTTCTAGCTTCGTTGATTTATTTGAGTAGAATCCGATACTACTGTGTATAACCAAAAAACACGGGTTAAGAAGTCTCGTTGCTGCCTTAGGAAAGTCGGATCAGTTTGCTTTAGGTGCATAATCAGCCAAATTTTGTGTATGATGAGGCAGCTCTAGTTATAACTGATTGGTTTTGCGCTTTTCGCTCTTTGCTTATAATGTGCCATTACAAGATTGTGGATTCAGAAGAGGTCTCAATTATGGCACAATTAAccctctcatcttcttcctcactGCAGGGAATTTATGATGACATGATCTTGGGTTTTTACCTTGTTGCATATGATGACATTGGGGGCATTTCCTGCCTAAGGATTTGCGACCAGTCCGAGAATTTCTGCCGTTTAATGCGTTTTATCAGTAAGCAACCAGTGTTTTGGACGGTGAACCCTACTTTTATCGAGTCTCCGATTTCCCCAGAGGAAGAAAATTTGTATACTAGTCGCATACATCTTCGACCAAATGCAGCAGCGGATCACGCTCACCAGCATCTCCCTCTTGCGGGAAATGAAATAGTTTCCCGCATTCTGCGCATAAACTTAAGTCATGATCTAGCTCTTCCGAACTGGCCCCGACCTAACCCTCTCCTTGCACATGGAAGGATTTGGCAATATGGGGATGGAACATTCGGGTTTGGATCTCTTCAAGATTGTTTTATCAGAGACTTGAAGCATGTTGCCAAGAACGGTCATCTTCTTGATACCGTGGAGACCTTGTCGTGACGAATGCTCTCCTTCttcgtttttaattttgtttttgtacaGAATTTCATTGCAGTCATAATTCCGATGACTGAATTTCTTCCTGTTTTGTTGTTCTCTTTTGATACAAGCAACATTTTACTTTAAACTAATTTAAGATGTGGGGACGGAGATTTGAACTCTAGTGCGTCGGAGAAGCGCATCGGTTCACGTCTGCATGTTTTATTGCTTTCAAAACATGGGAATCCTCCTCctttattcaaaatttcaaagcaACAAAACATTAGGGTTTAGATTGAAAATATAGGATTTGGTATCTCATTCGATCATTCACAAACCTCACAGGGAAACCAAAAACAACAAACGAATGAACCCACACGCTTCAATTATACTTAGACTCATCTGTCTTGCAGGAAAATGATAAGGTATGAGGGACAGCAACACCACTCAGGCATAGTGAACGGATGTTAAGGCGACCGTCTTCTTTTTGTCATATTTCGGCAGCAACTTCTCTGGCGCCGACATTCTCATCCTCCGCGATCCTCTCATGGTCACCCTCAAGCTGGCTCAAGTTTCCTTTCTCCTTGATGAGTTGGGTGTGGTGGTGTTTGCAGTAGAGCCGGCCCTCGTGCGCAATGTAGTTCGATGGGCTGATTGTACACCCTCCGTGTGTGCATTTGAAACACATCTTGTGGTAAGGAGTTCCGTTTACCGATACCTTTTCTGTTGGATAGACAGTATTCTTGCAGCCAAAGCACTTATCTCTGGTTCCACCAAACATGCTTGAAGCTTTCGC includes:
- the LOC103410701 gene encoding LIM domain-containing protein WLIM1-like, translating into MAFAGTTQKCMACDKTVYLVDKLTADNRVYHKACFRCHHCRGTLKLSNYNSFEGVLYCRPHFDQLFKRTGSLDKSFEGTPKIVKPEKPIDNEKPAVAKASSMFGGTRDKCFGCKNTVYPTEKVSVNGTPYHKMCFKCTHGGCTISPSNYIAHEGRLYCKHHHTQLIKEKGNLSQLEGDHERIAEDENVGAREVAAEI